The Nonlabens spongiae genome contains a region encoding:
- a CDS encoding DUF305 domain-containing protein, with translation MENNSKMTTSNYGKFAAMMGVSFVMMYGIMFLNADVFDHVMLSNTRTYMTLLMVAPMAISMMLFMWGMYKNKKLNFLIIGFSAIVFIATLYGLRQQVFISDVQWMKAMIPHHSSAIMVSQKANLKDPEAIKLAEEIIEAQEREIAQMKKMIYRLENQEQ, from the coding sequence ATGGAAAATAATAGCAAAATGACAACAAGTAACTACGGCAAGTTTGCCGCAATGATGGGCGTATCATTTGTTATGATGTATGGAATAATGTTCTTAAATGCAGATGTATTTGACCACGTGATGCTCAGTAATACCAGAACTTATATGACCTTGTTGATGGTTGCCCCTATGGCGATATCAATGATGTTGTTTATGTGGGGAATGTATAAAAATAAAAAGCTGAATTTTTTAATAATCGGATTTTCAGCCATTGTCTTTATCGCTACGCTATACGGCTTGAGGCAGCAGGTTTTTATATCTGATGTACAATGGATGAAAGCAATGATTCCACACCATTCAAGCGCTATAATGGTAAGTCAGAAAGCAAATCTTAAAGACCCAGAGGCTATTAAGCTAGCAGAAGAAATCATTGAGGCACAAGAACGTGAGATAGCACAAATGAAAAAGATGATTTATCGTTTAGAAAATCAAGAACAATAG
- a CDS encoding DUF6660 family protein, which translates to MKIFTLIFSFYLLALNFAPCSDANVDSSEDSTQIEFSQSDTGDHDHNLLDMCSPFCHCHCCHVHTLDFGLNVLDLYHPADYKLSTVYFDSIGKDIPHSLFQPPRA; encoded by the coding sequence GTGAAAATCTTTACGCTCATATTCTCATTTTATCTGCTTGCGCTTAATTTTGCGCCTTGCAGTGATGCAAATGTTGACTCTTCTGAGGATAGCACGCAAATAGAATTTTCACAAAGTGATACAGGCGATCACGACCACAATCTACTTGATATGTGTTCCCCTTTTTGTCATTGTCACTGCTGTCACGTTCACACGTTGGATTTTGGGTTAAATGTCTTAGACCTTTACCATCCAGCAGACTATAAACTTTCTACGGTTTATTTTGACAGTATAGGCAAAGATATTCCCCATTCCCTTTTTCAGCCACCTCGGGCATAA
- a CDS encoding efflux RND transporter periplasmic adaptor subunit, which translates to MNKNVIYIAVALLIGLGVGWFVFSNDDNSAAEHSHNETAENQMWTCSMHPQIMQPEPGDCPICGMDLIPAEAGAVGLAINEFRMTENALALANVQTTIVGNSLVDEDDTISLSGKIAQNDDLNSVQASYFDGRIERLNVTYEGQQVNRGQLLATIYAPNLVAAQQELITASSLKESQPALYNAVRNKLKNWKLTDNQIDAIESSGTVRENFPIYATVSGTVTEVMAAQGDYIKAGQPIAKLSNLSTVWADFDAYENQLEQFQTGQEISVTSNAYPNREFEAQISFIDPILDTQTRTVTVRATLQNRDGLLKPGMFVSGEIEGTSNVGQDDLTIPASAVMWTGERSLVYVKTNPNEPVFEMREVTLGNRNGEFFTVQSGLESGDEIVTNGTFTVDAAAQLQGKKSMMNQGKKQASEMPMSQMKMEFTENFQKQFKKALKPYLQMKDALVASDVSQVSAFAKATSTSLKSADIKSLGSMEQSHIKKSIEMLDAIAANDILENQRDHFVILNENMVPIAINVNGTDEMLYVQKCSMANNNKGAVWLSAEKDIHNPYYGDAMLTCGSVIEEIK; encoded by the coding sequence ATGAACAAAAATGTGATTTATATAGCGGTGGCGTTGCTTATCGGTTTGGGTGTTGGTTGGTTTGTGTTTTCTAATGATGACAATTCAGCTGCAGAACATTCCCATAATGAAACCGCGGAAAACCAAATGTGGACGTGCTCGATGCACCCACAGATTATGCAACCGGAACCAGGCGACTGCCCTATTTGTGGTATGGATTTGATTCCTGCTGAAGCAGGTGCCGTTGGTCTTGCTATCAATGAATTTAGAATGACTGAAAATGCGCTTGCGTTGGCAAATGTTCAGACCACTATTGTCGGTAATAGTTTGGTAGATGAAGACGATACCATCTCACTATCTGGTAAAATTGCCCAAAACGATGACTTAAATAGCGTACAGGCCAGTTATTTTGATGGACGTATTGAAAGGTTGAACGTTACCTATGAAGGCCAGCAGGTCAACCGAGGTCAATTGCTGGCAACCATCTATGCACCTAATCTGGTGGCTGCCCAGCAAGAACTGATAACAGCATCATCGCTCAAAGAGTCCCAACCTGCTTTATACAATGCGGTACGCAACAAGTTGAAAAATTGGAAATTGACCGATAATCAGATAGATGCAATTGAAAGCTCTGGTACCGTACGAGAAAATTTCCCGATATATGCCACGGTATCAGGTACGGTAACTGAGGTAATGGCTGCACAGGGCGATTATATAAAGGCAGGTCAGCCTATTGCAAAACTGAGCAACCTATCTACCGTGTGGGCAGATTTTGACGCCTATGAAAATCAGTTGGAACAGTTCCAGACAGGTCAAGAAATTAGCGTAACCAGCAATGCCTATCCCAACAGAGAATTTGAGGCGCAAATTTCTTTTATCGACCCTATTCTTGACACACAAACACGCACCGTAACGGTCAGGGCAACGCTGCAAAATAGAGATGGATTGCTCAAGCCAGGTATGTTTGTCTCTGGTGAGATTGAAGGCACGTCCAATGTTGGACAAGATGATTTAACCATTCCAGCAAGTGCTGTAATGTGGACAGGTGAGCGTTCATTGGTATACGTTAAAACCAATCCCAACGAACCTGTTTTTGAAATGAGGGAAGTGACGCTGGGCAATCGCAACGGTGAATTTTTTACGGTACAGTCTGGATTGGAAAGCGGTGACGAAATCGTAACCAACGGTACGTTTACTGTAGATGCAGCAGCACAGCTACAAGGGAAAAAATCTATGATGAATCAGGGAAAAAAACAGGCATCTGAGATGCCTATGTCTCAAATGAAAATGGAATTTACAGAGAATTTTCAAAAGCAATTTAAAAAGGCCCTCAAGCCTTATTTGCAGATGAAAGATGCATTGGTAGCGAGCGATGTCAGTCAAGTTTCCGCTTTCGCGAAAGCAACATCAACATCTTTAAAATCCGCTGATATTAAAAGTCTCGGTAGTATGGAACAATCACATATCAAGAAAAGTATCGAAATGCTCGATGCCATTGCAGCGAACGATATTCTGGAAAATCAACGTGACCATTTTGTGATATTAAATGAAAATATGGTGCCCATTGCGATAAATGTAAATGGAACCGATGAGATGCTATACGTTCAGAAATGCTCAATGGCAAATAATAATAAAGGCGCAGTTTGGCTAAGCGCTGAGAAGGATATACACAATCCCTATTATGGCGATGCAATGCTTACTTGTGGTAGTGTGATTGAGGAAATCAAATAA
- a CDS encoding DUF3347 domain-containing protein produces MNKIKTLKTTIAAITIIMAMSCKENKQDAQMNTPEEVQKAKEQTPDVADASFVDGMTGKAWNNYLQVRTALVESDAGTVQTVAGNLAESFGEQRAELKSLAQQMADSDDIEKQRELFSQFGQQAENLFKNGLSEGTIYKQYCPMAFNNTGGYWFSDVDEIRNPYFGDRMLKCGSVTETIEK; encoded by the coding sequence TTGAACAAAATTAAAACACTTAAAACAACAATCGCAGCAATCACTATTATAATGGCAATGAGCTGTAAGGAAAACAAACAAGATGCACAAATGAACACGCCTGAAGAGGTGCAAAAAGCCAAAGAGCAAACACCAGATGTTGCCGATGCCTCTTTTGTAGATGGTATGACCGGCAAAGCCTGGAACAATTACTTGCAAGTTAGAACCGCTTTGGTAGAAAGCGATGCAGGAACTGTCCAGACTGTCGCAGGAAATCTCGCAGAGAGCTTTGGTGAACAGCGTGCAGAACTTAAATCCTTAGCCCAACAAATGGCTGACAGCGATGATATTGAAAAACAACGTGAGTTATTTTCACAATTTGGTCAACAGGCAGAAAACCTTTTCAAAAATGGACTGAGTGAAGGAACTATCTACAAACAGTATTGCCCTATGGCTTTCAACAATACGGGTGGCTACTGGTTCAGCGATGTAGATGAAATACGCAATCCTTATTTCGGTGACCGTATGTTGAAATGTGGTAGCGTAACTGAAACCATAGAAAAATAG
- a CDS encoding copper-translocating P-type ATPase → MEKHKHHKKHDDHHDHSGHSSHDDGHKDHNHHEHNGHGDGHHNHNDHHRMMIADFKKRFWISLIVTVPVLALAPMIQKFIGIEWDFTGRYYVLFGLSSFIYFYGGWPFLKGMVDEIKEKSPGMMTLIAVAISAAYLYSSAVVFGLEGKTFFWELATLIVVMLAGHWIEMKSVLGASKALEELAALMPDEAHLLVDGEEKNVPVSELKSGDVILIKPGEKVPADGTIVDGSSSINESMITGESKPVSKEKDDEVIGGSVNQSGALKVEINKTGDDTYLSKVIKLVQDAQLKKSKTQKLADRAAFWLTIVSLGVGALTFIVWLSLGRDLAFAMERMITVMVISCPHALGLAIPLVVAISTSISAKNGLLIRNRTAFENSRQVTTIIFDKTGTLTEGSHTVNKLVSLSQEHKEEDILQLATAVEQPSEHHIAKGLIKESKERGIDIPEVKDFEYQSGVGVIGKVDGTTYHVGGPNMLEKVGLDEPETDTDANETVVYLIQDKEILGYVSFVDKIRESSYDAIKTLKDNDIKCILLTGDNEKVAKAVADKLDMKDYFAGVLPDEKQDKVKELQDQGEVVAMTGDGVNDAPALAQADIGIAIGSGTDVAAETADIILVDSDPKDISSLILFGKATYKKMIQNLIWATGYNVIAIPLAAGVLFSAGIMISPAVGAGLMALSTVICAINAQFLRKQLKN, encoded by the coding sequence ATGGAAAAGCATAAGCATCACAAAAAACACGACGACCATCACGACCACAGCGGTCACTCTAGTCACGATGATGGGCACAAAGACCACAATCATCACGAACACAACGGTCACGGCGATGGCCATCACAATCATAACGACCATCACAGGATGATGATAGCCGATTTTAAAAAACGGTTCTGGATTTCGCTCATCGTTACCGTTCCCGTGCTTGCACTCGCACCTATGATTCAAAAATTCATTGGGATAGAATGGGATTTTACAGGTCGATATTACGTTCTGTTTGGATTATCATCATTTATCTATTTCTATGGCGGCTGGCCATTCTTAAAAGGAATGGTAGATGAGATTAAAGAAAAAAGCCCTGGAATGATGACGCTCATAGCTGTAGCGATTTCAGCAGCCTATTTGTATAGTAGTGCCGTAGTTTTTGGACTGGAAGGAAAAACATTCTTCTGGGAACTGGCTACCCTAATCGTGGTAATGCTGGCCGGCCATTGGATTGAAATGAAATCCGTTCTCGGCGCGAGCAAGGCCTTGGAAGAACTCGCAGCATTGATGCCAGATGAGGCCCATCTTTTGGTCGATGGCGAAGAAAAGAATGTTCCTGTTTCAGAGTTGAAGTCGGGCGATGTCATTCTTATCAAACCGGGCGAGAAAGTTCCGGCAGATGGTACCATTGTCGATGGCTCATCTAGCATCAACGAAAGTATGATTACGGGTGAAAGCAAGCCTGTTTCCAAAGAAAAAGATGACGAAGTCATTGGCGGTTCGGTCAACCAGTCGGGTGCGCTCAAGGTAGAAATCAATAAAACTGGCGATGACACCTATTTATCAAAGGTCATTAAGCTGGTTCAGGATGCGCAGTTAAAAAAATCAAAAACACAGAAATTGGCAGACCGTGCCGCTTTCTGGTTGACCATTGTTTCGTTGGGCGTTGGTGCGTTGACATTTATTGTTTGGTTGTCTCTGGGAAGAGACCTTGCCTTTGCAATGGAACGTATGATCACGGTAATGGTCATTTCCTGCCCACACGCTTTAGGGCTTGCCATTCCTTTGGTAGTTGCCATATCCACCAGTATTTCCGCAAAAAATGGGCTATTGATTAGAAATAGGACTGCCTTTGAGAATAGCAGACAAGTGACCACCATCATATTTGATAAAACGGGTACACTTACCGAAGGTTCACATACGGTAAATAAATTGGTATCGCTTTCGCAAGAACACAAAGAAGAAGACATCCTGCAATTGGCAACCGCCGTCGAACAACCTTCAGAACATCACATTGCCAAAGGGCTGATTAAGGAAAGTAAAGAACGGGGGATTGATATTCCGGAAGTAAAGGATTTTGAATATCAATCTGGCGTAGGTGTGATAGGAAAAGTTGATGGCACAACTTATCATGTAGGTGGCCCCAATATGCTGGAAAAGGTTGGGTTGGACGAACCTGAAACCGATACTGATGCCAATGAAACAGTCGTATATCTCATTCAGGATAAAGAGATTTTGGGCTATGTGAGTTTTGTGGATAAAATACGTGAGAGCAGTTATGATGCCATTAAAACCCTAAAGGATAATGATATTAAATGCATTCTTCTAACAGGCGATAATGAAAAAGTGGCAAAAGCCGTAGCCGATAAGCTCGATATGAAAGACTATTTCGCTGGTGTATTACCAGATGAAAAGCAGGATAAGGTGAAAGAACTGCAAGACCAAGGTGAAGTTGTGGCAATGACTGGTGACGGTGTGAATGATGCACCTGCACTTGCCCAGGCAGATATTGGTATTGCTATCGGTTCAGGAACTGATGTTGCTGCAGAGACGGCAGATATCATTTTGGTGGACAGCGACCCAAAAGATATTTCCAGCCTCATCTTATTCGGTAAAGCCACTTACAAAAAGATGATTCAAAACCTGATTTGGGCAACGGGTTATAATGTCATTGCAATACCTCTTGCAGCAGGTGTACTCTTCAGCGCAGGGATTATGATAAGCCCAGCCGTAGGTGCAGGTCTGATGGCATTGAGTACCGTGATTTGTGCTATCAATGCACAATTTTTGAGAAAACAATTGAAAAATTAA